One Drosophila subobscura isolate 14011-0131.10 chromosome U, UCBerk_Dsub_1.0, whole genome shotgun sequence DNA window includes the following coding sequences:
- the LOC117902168 gene encoding putative mediator of RNA polymerase II transcription subunit 26 isoform X2: MAQRQQQQQQQQQQQLQVQQQHQQQQQQRPPQKQFIINPHTGDMEPMASDDSDTEAEQETAQLQFRSSMSSGLNNFSFNPANDMLLPNNIFSEEDSNSAQQMPLAGTGSSDQERSRDSLASNKSAASNRARKGAGPAAVKANHSNLGGESSPRSSNSSPLIGGLNSPQSAAGSGVAAAAAASNKKAKPNLLRGKLQQGVKERKAKDTTTTPKPKRERAKGNAKTKAAEEKLKLRLKIDKVEPGMSYDGQIIVNHQQTVVSNNHMQQALPMQTQLLTMPTQQQTQQQQQQQQQHPQAQQQAQPQQLQHQQQQQPQVHLQQQQQQHPQAQHHPVYANFQQQQHQQSVQGINEPRVPPLQIRLRGKNHVVVKNTRKDRKKLQTPLVQGHVQGQELNNINDERQLKRSYSEQLPQQQQQQLLLDGLVDNKTAKLTPPPHVNGLPILIQKTTQSAAGMQQQQHLQTGATKTTTIVAGKNGLTISAIVEAAHKAQAQAQAQAQAQAQVHGVGGGDAQLIVGSTNTGTTPTTSTTLQQQQLSKIATSLPSSITLSAINSSNNSNNNNNNNNIASSGVININNNNNNNNNRLLTMKNQIKTAATITPIVGGKPMTKNHKPPPYITAVQQLQLQKQQQQQQQQQQQQQQQQQQQQRQLAAAVTMLPSATTLKRVEITKVTAGPQVTQTTAEAPSIPAATATSNLTTMTATTTTQTTNQLICDRKLPVATSATAATATATSMPLTTVNNVVVAAVSQQQQQSAPASVNSSSLSTSTSSSSCSSVSSATIITSSSTSTSSPAALPSTLRSSPASNGSGTPGHGNNGGGEDSGIESMDALSEKSPHQLSSSSPIQVSKAGATQQQQPQLTSSSSGSGSMTSTATVVTTAASMVATTVTPVAPCSGSVSLTQQQMQQADDEIEKALAKMEGDFPDDLENIVSNVLKEASECASAGGGYHLSSLETSTATAAATGGAATVATSVTSNVKLNGEHSILEHDDLIKKLTDSSKTTPAAAADSKAKVKLEELPPLLSIKKETPGVGLTPKSGLIKVEQVPKLAAELKLELKVEPKLEEKTSEKPNAQPEVNAAAGAASLQPISIEIPAQTDGETPRIRTRASSRLESPLDAAQKTSPEAASAATTPAPAKTVSRSSSNASPRVLTPTPVHNNNNNNNSKRRRPESECGSSNDAADVTENSSKRARVSLGGSAGVPATNAAELAVEQSTGGTAATALPKKIEIESSDSDEPLIEVAGKVRNSKAQVEADAVAAAAAAAAAVEKHVTRRNAQQQQHQQQQQPNKPASNSSFSSTPPPGTPRSGKAQAAGAAASSNHNASSGSSNSNSPSVPVTAAGAAAAATASPGGAAVLATGSSSSSGSGSQTNSNSNVVHATRGATAAAAGGTTNNNVGTASSPTDEKIGTRRSVRASAAANKIIYSRSNAAAAAAAAAAAAEPKGTPLKSGVGNANSASAANVESVAEARRKTRSAVIGESMLTEGRRRRTSRDYK, translated from the exons ATGGCtcaacgccagcagcaacagcaacaacagcagcagcaacagttgcaagtgcagcagcaacaccaacagcagcagcagcaaaggccgCCACAGAAGCAATTCATCATCAATCCACACACTGGCGACATGGAACCCATGGCCAGCGATGACAGCGACACGGAGGCTGAGCAGGAAACGGCACAGCTGCAATTCCGCAGCAGCATGTCCAGTGGCTTGAACAACTTCAGCTTCAATCCCGCCAACGATATGCTTTTGCCCAACAACATCTTCTCGGAGGAGGACTCCAATTCGGCACAGCAAATGCCGctggctggcactggcagcagtgATCAGGAGCGTTCCCGTGACTCGCTGGCATCCAACAAGTCTGCTGCCTCAAATCGAGCCAGAAAGGGCGCGGGACCGGCTGCCGTCAAGGCGAATCACAGCAATTTGGGTGGCGAAAGTTCGCCACGATCCAGCAACAGTTCTCCGCTGATTGGTGGACTGAACTCTCCCCAATCGGCGGCTGGCAGTGGTgttgcggcagcagcggcggcttcGAATAAGAAAGCAAAACCGAATCTATTGCGTggcaagctgcagcagggtGTAAAGGAGCGCAAGGCCAAGGATACCACAACGACGCCGAAACCGAAGCGGGAGCGGGCCAAAGGCAATGCCAAGACAAAGGCGGCGGAGGAGAAGCTCAAGCTGCGATTGAAGATTGATAAAGTGGAGCCGGGCATGAGCTACGATGGACAGATAATTGTCAATCATCAGCAGACAGTTGTGAGCAACAATCATATGCAACAAGCACTGCCAATGCAGACACAGTTGTTGACAAtgccaacgcagcagcagacacagcagcagcaacaacagcagcagcaacatccgcaggcgcaacagcaagcacagccacagcagctacaacatcagcagcaacagcagccacaggtacaccttcagcagcagcaacagcaacatccgCAAGCCCAGCATCATCCGGTGTACGCGAActttcaacagcagcagcatcaacaatcTGTACAAGGCATCAATGAGCCACGTGTGCCTCCGCTGCAGATACGTTTGCGAGGCAAGAATCATGTTGTAGTCAAGAATACGCGCAAGGATCGCAAGAAGCTGCAAACGCCACTGGTGCAGGGACACGTACAGGGACAGGAGCTGAACAACATCAACGATGAGCGTCAACTGAAGCGCAGCTACAGCGaacagctgccgcagcagcagcaacagcaacttcTGCTGGATGGTTTGGTGGATAACAAGACGGCAAAGCTGACGCCACCGCCACATGTGAATGGGCTGCCCATACTCATACAGAAAACCACACAGTCAGCAGcgggcatgcagcagcagcagcatttgcaaACGGGTGCCACCAAGACCACGACAATTGTGGCGGGAAAGAATGGTTTGACCATCAGTGCCATTGTTGAGGCAGCGCACAAGGCTCAGGCGCAAGCGCAGGCTCAAGCCCAAGCGCAAGCGCAGGTGCATGGCGTTGGCGGTGGGGATGCTCAGTTGATTGTGGGCTCCACCAATACGGGAACAACGCCGACAACATCCACaacgttgcagcagcagcagctaagcAAGATTGCCACATCGTTGCCCAGCAGCATCACATTGAGTgccatcaacagcagcaacaacagcaacaacaataacaacaataataatattgcCAGCAGTGGCGTCATCaatattaacaacaacaacaacaataacaacaaccgACTGCTGACGATGAAGAATCAGATCAAGACTGCGGCTACCATAACGCCCATTGTGGGTGGAAAGCCGATGACAAAAAACCATAAGCCGCCGCCATACATCACAGCCGTgcaacagttgcagctgcagaagcaacagcagcagcaacagcaacaacagcagcagcagcagcaacaacagcagcagcagcagcgacaactggcggcggcggtaaCAATGTTGCCAAGTGCAACGACACTGAAGCGTGTCGAGATCACCAAGGTCACAGCTGGTCCACAGGTgacacaaacaacagc agaggCTCCGAGCATACCAGCAGCAACCGCCACAAGCAATCTGACAACCATGACGGCGACAACAACTACACAAACGACAAACCAGCTGATCTGTGATAGAAAGTTGCCAGTGGCAACGTCGGCAACtgcggctacggctacggctacgtcAATGCCTCTGACTACGGTCAACAatgtggtggtggcggctgtcagtcagcagcagcaacagtctgCTCCCGCATCAGTGAACAGCAGCTCCCTCTCCACATCaacctcatcctcatcctgctCATCGGTATCTTCGGCAACGATTATTaccagctcctccacctctACCTCATCGCCGGCTGCACTGCCCAGCACGCTGCGCAGTTCGCCGGCgagcaatggcagtggcacgcCCGGACATGGCAACAACGGCGGTGGCGAGGATAGCGGCATCGAGTCGATGGATGCACTGTCCGAGAAGAGTCCACATCAGCTCTCCTCCAGCAGTCCCATACAAGTGAGCAAGGCAGGCGcgacacaacaacagcagccgcagctaacgagtagcagcagtggcagcggatCCATGACGAGCACAGCCACTGTCGTAACGACAGCCGCCTCGATGGTCGCCACAACAGTCACACCCGTGGCGCCGTGCTCGGGCAGCGTCTCCCTCacgcagcaacaaatgcagcaggcagacgaTGAGATTGAAAAGGCGCTGGCCAAAATGGAGGGCGACTTTCCCGACGATCTCGAGAACATTGTCTCCAATGTGCTAAAGGAGGCGAGCGAGTGTGCCAGTGCGGGCGGTGGCTACCATCTGAGCAGTTTGGAGACatcaacagcgacagcagcagcaacaggaggagcagcaacagtagcaacaTCAGTAACAAGCAACGTCAAGTTGAATGGAGAGCACAGTATACTCGAACACGATGATCTCATCAAGAAACtcacagacagcagcaagacgacaccagcggctgcagctgacAGTAAGGCCAAGGtaaagctggaggagctgccgccactgctgtCCATTAAAAAGGAGACACCCGGCGTCGGTTTAACGCCCAAGTCGGGTCTAATCAAAGTCGAACAAGTTCCCAAGCTGGCGGCAGAGCTGAAGTTGGAGCTGAAAGTGGAACccaagctggaggagaagaCATCGGAGAAGCCAAACGCTCAGCCAGAGGTCAATGCTGCGGCTGGTGCGGCTTCTTTGCAGCCCATTTCGATAGAGATACCCGCACAGACGGACGGTGAGACGCCGCGGATAAGGACACGGGCCAGCAGTCGCCTGGAGAGTCCATTGGATGCTGCCCAAAAGACCAGTCCCGaggcagcatctgcagcaacaacacctgCACCGGCAAAGACCGTATCGCGTTCCTCCTCCAATGCCAGTCCCCGTGTCCTCACGCCTACGCCCGTgcacaataataacaacaacaataatagcAAGCGACGAAGGCCAGAGTCggagtgtggcagcagcaatgatgCCGCCGATGTCACcgagaacagcagcaagcgTGCGCGCGTGAGTCTTGGCGGAAGCGCGGGTGTACCCGCCACAAATGCGGCAGAGTTGGCGGTGGAGCAGAGCACCGGAggaacagcagccacagcattGCCCAAAAAGATTGAAATCGAATCATCCGACTCGGATGAGCCGCTAATTGAGGTGGCCGGCAAGGTGCGCAACTCCAAGGCGCAAGTGGAGGCAgatgcagtggcagcagcagcagcggcggcggcagccgtCGAGAAGCACGTGACGCGACGcaatgcacagcagcagcaacatcaacagcagcagcagccaaaca AACCCGCCAGCAATAGTTCGTTTAGCAGCACGCCACCGCCTGGCACGCCCAGGAGTGGCAAGGCTCAAGCGGCAGgtgcggcagccagcagcaatcacaatgccagcagcggcagcagcaattccAACAGTCCCAGTGTACCCGTAaccgcagcaggagcagcagcagcagccacagcatcgcctggtggagcagcagtactggccaccggcagcagcagcagcagcggaagcggCAGCCAAACCAACAGCAACTCAAATGTGGTGCATGCAACGCGTggtgccacagctgcagcagctggcggaaCGACAAACAACAATGTCGGCACTGCCAGTTCGCCCACAGACGAAAAGATTGGCACGCGGCGGAGTGTGAGGGCCAGTGCGGCCGCCAACAAAATCATTTATAGTCGCAGCaatgccgccgctgctgctgctgcagccgctgccgcagccgaaCCGAAAGGGACACCATTGAAGTCGGGCGTGGGAAATGCCAACAGTGCGAGTGCCGCCAATGTGGAGAGCGTGGCGGAGGCCAGGCGCAAAACACGCAGTGCAG TCATTGGCGAGTCGATGCTGACCGAGGGACGCCGGAGAAGAACATCGCGTGACTACAAGTGA